One Hypomesus transpacificus isolate Combined female chromosome 6, fHypTra1, whole genome shotgun sequence DNA segment encodes these proteins:
- the cdk19 gene encoding cyclin-dependent kinase 19 codes for MDYDFKTKLAAERERVEDLFEYEGCKVGRGTYGHVYKAKRKDGNDEKEYALKQIEGTGISMSACREIALLRELNHSNVIALQKVFLSHSDRKVWLLFDYAEHDLWHIIKFHRASKANKKPMQLPRGMVKSLLYQILDGIHYLHSNWVLHRDLKPANILVMGEGPERGRVKIADMGFARLFNSPLKPLADLDPVVVTFWYRAPELLLGARHYTKAIDIWAIGCIFAELLTSEPIFHCRQEDIKTSNPFHHDQLDRIFSVMGFPADKDWEDIRKMPEYPTLQKDFRRTTYANSSLIKYMEKHKVKPDSKVFLLLQKLLTMDPTKRITSEQALQDAYFLEDPLPTSDVFAGCQIPYPKREFLNEDEPEEKTEKTQQHQTQQQTVAQQAPSQQNPAQTNGTSGGTGANPSGGLQHSQDQGPPNKKPRIGPSGASSGTGVLQSEYQHSSSRHGYQSNVQGSAQPQSTMGYSSSSHQSHQSHRY; via the exons ATGGATTACGACTTCAAAACAAAGCTGGCGGCCGAAAGGGAGAGAGTAGAAGATCTGTTCGAATATGAAGGTTGCAAAGTGGGTCGAGGCACCTACGGGCACGTTTATAAAGCTAAGCGCAAAGACGG GAACGATGAGAAGGAGTATGCACTGAAACAAATTGAAGGCACTGGAATATCAATGTCTGCGTGTAGAGAAATCGCA CTGCTACGAGAGTTGAACCACTCCAACGTGATAGCGCTGCAGAAAGTGTTCCTCTCCCACAGCGACAGGAAGGTGTGGCTCCTATTTGACTATGCCGAACATGACCTCTGG CACATCATCAAGTTTCACCGGGCTTCCAAGGCCAACAAGAAACCCATGCAGCTGCCACGAGGGATGGTCAAATCACTCCTGTATCAGATTCTGGATGGAATTCATTACCTACATTCCAACTGGGTGCTGCACAGAGATCTG AAACCAGCCAACATTCTGGTGATGGGAGAGGGACCGGAACGAGGAAGAGTGAAAATCG CTGACATGGGTTTCGCGAGGCTCTTCAATTCTCCTCTGAAGCCGCTAGCTGACCTTGACCCGGTGGTGGTGACCTTCTGGTACCGGGCGCCTGAGCTCTTGCTAGGAGCCCGCCACTACACCAAAGCTATCG ATATCTGGGCAATCGGCTGCATTTTTGCTGAGCTCTTGACGTCGGAGCCAATCTTTCACTGTCGCCAGGAAGACATCAAGACCAGTAACCCTTTCCACCACGATCAGCTGGACAGGATATTCAGTGTCATGGGCTTCCCTGCAG ATAAAGATTGGGAAGATATCCGTAAGATGCCGGAGTACCCTACACTCCAGAAAGACTTCAGAAGAACAAC GTATGCAAATAGCAGCCTAATCAAATACATGGAGAAGCATAAAGTTAAACCCGACAGCAAAGTTTTCTTGTTG CTCCAGAAACTGCTCACAATGGACCCTACCAAAAGGATCACTTCTGAACAGGCACTGCAGGACGCCTACTTCTTAGAGGACCCCTTACCAACGTCTGA TGTGTTTGCTGGGTGTCAGATACCCTACCCAAAACGAGAGTTTCTAAATGAAGACGAgccagaagaaaaaactgagaAG ACGCAGCAGCACCAGACCCAGCAGCAGACCGTGGCCCAGCAGGCCCCCTCACAGCAGAACCCGGCCCAGACCAATGGCACCTCAGGGGGCACAGGGGCCAATCCCAGCGGGGGTCTTCAACACAGCCAGGACCAGGGGCCCCCGAACAAGAAACCTCGCATCGGGCCCTCAGGAGCCTCCTCAGGCACGGGAGTCCTGCAGTCAGAGTACCAG
- the amd1 gene encoding S-adenosylmethionine decarboxylase proenzyme isoform X2, which produces MEENGAHFFEGTEKLLEVWFSRQDETKGTGDLRTIPRFEWDKLLENVHCLIISVTKTDKQEAYILSESSMFVSKRRFILKTCGTTLLLQALVPLLELAREYCGFDAIENFFYSRKNFMKPTHQEFPHRNFQEEVEFLNQIFPNGAAYCMGRLNSDCWYLFTLDLPEFWENKHADQTLEVLMSDLDPAVMDQFYMKDGVSANDVTRMSGIRDLIPGSVIDATMFNPCGYSMNGMKTDGTYWTIHITPEPEFSYVSFETNLSQTSYDDLVRKVVDVFKPGKFVTTLFVNQSSKCRSVFTSAQKLEGYKRLDRQLAQFNDYNFVFTSYAKNRQQNQQS; this is translated from the exons ATGGAAGAGAACGGTGCACACTTCTTTGAAGGAACCGAGAAGCTGTTGGAGGTGTGGTTCTCCAGACAAGATGAGACCAAAGGAACCGGGGACCTCCGCACCATCCCGAG GTTTGAGTGGGACAAACTTCTGGAGAATGTGCACTGTTTGATCATAAGTGTGACAAAAACTGACAAGCAGGAAGCTTATATACTCAG TGAGAGTAGCATGTTTGTCTCCAAGAGACGTTTCATTTTGAAGACATGTGGAACCACCCTCTTACTGCAAGCACTGGTACCTCTGCTGGAACTAGCCAGGGAGTACTGCGGCTTCGACGCCATCGAG AATTTCTTCTATTCTCGCAAGAACTTCATGAAGCCTACACATCAGGAGTTCCCTCATCGAAACTTCCAGGAGGAAGTGGAATTTCTCAACCAGATTTTCCCAA ATGGAGCAGCCTACTGTATGGGACGTTTGAATTCTGATTGCTG GTATCTGTTTACTTTGGATTTGCCAGAGTTCTGGGAGAACAAGCATGCGGATCAGACGCTGGAAGTTCTGATGAGTGACCTTGATCCAGCGGTTATGGACCAGTTCTACATGAAAGACGGTGTTTCTGCAAATGATGTCACTCGT ATGAGTGGAATTCGTGACCTGATACCAGGTTCTGTGATAGATGCTACCATGTTCAACCCTTGTGGATACTCAATGAATGGAATGAAGACTGAC GGAACTTATTGGACGATCCACATCACTCCAGAGCCCGAGTTTTCCTACGTCAGCTTTGAAACCAACCTCTCCCAGACGTCCTACGATGATTTGGTCCGCAAAGTTGTGGACGTCTTTAAGCCAGGAAAATTTGTGACTACGCTTTTCGTGAACCAG AGCTCCAAATGTCGCAGTGTTTTTACTTCCGCCCAGAAACTCGAGGGATACAAGCGCCTTGATCGCCAGTTGGCCCAATTCAACGATTACAATTTTGTCTTTACCAGTTACGCCAAGAATCGCCAGCAGAACCAGCAGAGTTGA
- the amd1 gene encoding S-adenosylmethionine decarboxylase proenzyme isoform X1 produces the protein MEENGAHFFEGTEKLLEVWFSRQDETKGTGDLRTIPRFEWDKLLENVHCLIISVTKTDKQEAYILSESSMFVSKRRFILKTCGTTLLLQALVPLLELAREYCGFDAIENFFYSRKNFMKPTHQEFPHRNFQEEVEFLNQIFPNGAAYCMGRLNSDCWYLFTLDLPEFWENKHADQTLEVLMSDLDPAVMDQFYMKDGVSANDVTRVRPTTNSTISCSFLRDEKGDTSMGSMSGIRDLIPGSVIDATMFNPCGYSMNGMKTDGTYWTIHITPEPEFSYVSFETNLSQTSYDDLVRKVVDVFKPGKFVTTLFVNQSSKCRSVFTSAQKLEGYKRLDRQLAQFNDYNFVFTSYAKNRQQNQQS, from the exons ATGGAAGAGAACGGTGCACACTTCTTTGAAGGAACCGAGAAGCTGTTGGAGGTGTGGTTCTCCAGACAAGATGAGACCAAAGGAACCGGGGACCTCCGCACCATCCCGAG GTTTGAGTGGGACAAACTTCTGGAGAATGTGCACTGTTTGATCATAAGTGTGACAAAAACTGACAAGCAGGAAGCTTATATACTCAG TGAGAGTAGCATGTTTGTCTCCAAGAGACGTTTCATTTTGAAGACATGTGGAACCACCCTCTTACTGCAAGCACTGGTACCTCTGCTGGAACTAGCCAGGGAGTACTGCGGCTTCGACGCCATCGAG AATTTCTTCTATTCTCGCAAGAACTTCATGAAGCCTACACATCAGGAGTTCCCTCATCGAAACTTCCAGGAGGAAGTGGAATTTCTCAACCAGATTTTCCCAA ATGGAGCAGCCTACTGTATGGGACGTTTGAATTCTGATTGCTG GTATCTGTTTACTTTGGATTTGCCAGAGTTCTGGGAGAACAAGCATGCGGATCAGACGCTGGAAGTTCTGATGAGTGACCTTGATCCAGCGGTTATGGACCAGTTCTACATGAAAGACGGTGTTTCTGCAAATGATGTCACTCGTGTAAGGCCCACTACTAACTCTACTATCTCTTGCTCCTTTCTTCGTGATGAGAAAGGGGACACTTCTATGGGCAGC ATGAGTGGAATTCGTGACCTGATACCAGGTTCTGTGATAGATGCTACCATGTTCAACCCTTGTGGATACTCAATGAATGGAATGAAGACTGAC GGAACTTATTGGACGATCCACATCACTCCAGAGCCCGAGTTTTCCTACGTCAGCTTTGAAACCAACCTCTCCCAGACGTCCTACGATGATTTGGTCCGCAAAGTTGTGGACGTCTTTAAGCCAGGAAAATTTGTGACTACGCTTTTCGTGAACCAG AGCTCCAAATGTCGCAGTGTTTTTACTTCCGCCCAGAAACTCGAGGGATACAAGCGCCTTGATCGCCAGTTGGCCCAATTCAACGATTACAATTTTGTCTTTACCAGTTACGCCAAGAATCGCCAGCAGAACCAGCAGAGTTGA
- the rpf2 gene encoding ribosome production factor 2 homolog isoform X2, which produces MTQIGGVIKPKNKRSKRFLENRAPKLTENVKNAMIMKGGNANLTVSQALKDIYALKKPNSVLYKKKNITRPFEDSTSLEFFSKKSDSSLFLFGSHNKKRPNNLIFGRLFDFHVLDMIELGIEKYASLTDIKTSKCPEGTKPMLVFAGDSFETDNEHKRLKSLLTVRLAGLEHVLHFTALEGKIYMRSYRSLLKKSGCRTPRIELEEIGPSFDFVLRRTHLASDDLYKKAHRQPKALKPKKKKNISHDVFGTKYGRLHMQRQDLGKLQTRKMKGLRKRRGPKVEVEAQPAEAVKVDE; this is translated from the exons ATGACACAGATCGGGGGAGTAAT AAAACCAAAGAACAAGCGTTCTAAGCGCTTCCTGGAAAACAGAGCACCCAAGTTGACTGAGAATGTCAAGAACGCTATGATAATGAAAGGAGGGAATGCTAATCTGACCGTTTCACAAGCACTAAAGGATATT TATGCCCTGAAGAAACCGAATTCCGTGTTGTATAAAAA GAAAAATATAACCAGGCCGTTTGAAGACTCGACATCACTG GAATTCTTTTCAAAGAAATCGGATAGCTCGTTATTTTTATTTGGCTCACACAACAAAAAGCGCCCTAATAATCTAATATTTG GTCGTCTGTTTGACTTTCATGTGCTGGATATGATTGAGCTTGGAATTGAGAAGTATGCTTCCTTGACTGACATCAAG ACCAGCAAATGTCCAGAGGGAACAAAACCAATGCTGGTGTTTGCAGGGGATTCTTTCGAAACAGACAATGAGCACAAACGCCTAAAGAGTTTACTTACAG TTCGTCTTGCTGGCTTGGAGCATGTACTCCACTTCACTGCTCTAGAGGGGAAAATTTACATGCGCAGCTATAG ATCTCTGTTGAAGAAATCTGGGTGTCGGACCCCCAGGATTGAACTGGAGGAGATTGGGCCGTCCTTTgactttgtcctgagaagaacaCACCTTGCATCAGATGATCTGTACAAGAAGGCCCACAGGCAGCCCAAGGCTCTGAAG cccaagaagaagaagaatatatCTCACGACGTCTTTGGTACCAAGTATGGTCGGCTGCACATGCAGAGACAGGATCTGGGCAAGTTGCAGACACGCAAGATGAAGggtctgaggaagaggaggggaccaaagGTTGAAGTTGAGGCACAGCCTGCTGAAGCTGTCAAAGTTGACGAATGA
- the rpf2 gene encoding ribosome production factor 2 homolog isoform X1 gives MTQIGGVIKPKNKRSKRFLENRAPKLTENVKNAMIMKGGNANLTVSQALKDIYALKKPNSVLYKKKNITRPFEDSTSLEFFSKKSDSSLFLFGSHNKKRPNNLIFGRLFDFHVLDMIELGIEKYASLTDIKTSKCPEGTKPMLVFAGDSFETDNEHKRLKSLLTDFFRGPAVSTVRLAGLEHVLHFTALEGKIYMRSYRSLLKKSGCRTPRIELEEIGPSFDFVLRRTHLASDDLYKKAHRQPKALKPKKKKNISHDVFGTKYGRLHMQRQDLGKLQTRKMKGLRKRRGPKVEVEAQPAEAVKVDE, from the exons ATGACACAGATCGGGGGAGTAAT AAAACCAAAGAACAAGCGTTCTAAGCGCTTCCTGGAAAACAGAGCACCCAAGTTGACTGAGAATGTCAAGAACGCTATGATAATGAAAGGAGGGAATGCTAATCTGACCGTTTCACAAGCACTAAAGGATATT TATGCCCTGAAGAAACCGAATTCCGTGTTGTATAAAAA GAAAAATATAACCAGGCCGTTTGAAGACTCGACATCACTG GAATTCTTTTCAAAGAAATCGGATAGCTCGTTATTTTTATTTGGCTCACACAACAAAAAGCGCCCTAATAATCTAATATTTG GTCGTCTGTTTGACTTTCATGTGCTGGATATGATTGAGCTTGGAATTGAGAAGTATGCTTCCTTGACTGACATCAAG ACCAGCAAATGTCCAGAGGGAACAAAACCAATGCTGGTGTTTGCAGGGGATTCTTTCGAAACAGACAATGAGCACAAACGCCTAAAGAGTTTACTTACAG ATTTTTTCAGAGGCCCTGCTGTTTCCACAGTTCGTCTTGCTGGCTTGGAGCATGTACTCCACTTCACTGCTCTAGAGGGGAAAATTTACATGCGCAGCTATAG ATCTCTGTTGAAGAAATCTGGGTGTCGGACCCCCAGGATTGAACTGGAGGAGATTGGGCCGTCCTTTgactttgtcctgagaagaacaCACCTTGCATCAGATGATCTGTACAAGAAGGCCCACAGGCAGCCCAAGGCTCTGAAG cccaagaagaagaagaatatatCTCACGACGTCTTTGGTACCAAGTATGGTCGGCTGCACATGCAGAGACAGGATCTGGGCAAGTTGCAGACACGCAAGATGAAGggtctgaggaagaggaggggaccaaagGTTGAAGTTGAGGCACAGCCTGCTGAAGCTGTCAAAGTTGACGAATGA